A section of the Sedimentisphaera cyanobacteriorum genome encodes:
- a CDS encoding sulfatase-like hydrolase/transferase, which yields MERRSFLKAACSSLAFSAFSGAAFAANDASRQTAKDALSSKKRPNVIVFLADDAGYGDFGFQGSKVQQTPHIDSIAKKGTRFSQAYVTASVCCPSRAGLLTGRYQQRFGHEFNGPDAKPMQGYTQDDLGLDPNEKTFADYFKSLGYRTCVIGKWNMGLRPQFQPWNRNFDEFFGFLGGARSYFPIEGEVNEHHVMIKDQKVYPEEKITYTTDDFTDYAVDYVQRHKDRPFFLYLSYNAVHTPMHAKEEDLEQFSDVEPWRRRANAAMTKAMDDSIGRVTGKLKELGLEDDTLIMFFNDNGGTNNGASNGKLRGMKGSQWEGGIRVPCIMKWPGEIKKNTVYDKPVSGFDFLPTAYAAAGGSKILGKPFDGVNLMPYLNGKKKSRPHKTLFWKRGEGYAVRDGDWKWVHQEDGTAGLYNLAEDISEKNDLSDKNPEKLKHLKKLYKQWESEMAPPKWKRGGGWIEYDIAEQLSS from the coding sequence ATGGAAAGAAGAAGTTTTCTCAAAGCAGCGTGCAGTTCATTGGCATTTTCGGCCTTTTCAGGCGCAGCCTTTGCGGCGAATGATGCATCAAGGCAGACGGCAAAAGATGCACTGAGTTCGAAAAAGCGGCCTAACGTGATAGTATTTCTCGCAGACGATGCAGGATACGGCGATTTCGGATTTCAGGGTTCAAAAGTTCAGCAGACCCCGCACATCGATTCGATAGCGAAGAAGGGAACGAGATTCTCTCAGGCGTATGTAACTGCCTCGGTATGCTGCCCGTCCAGAGCAGGGCTTCTTACAGGGCGTTATCAGCAGCGTTTCGGCCACGAATTCAACGGCCCCGATGCCAAGCCGATGCAAGGTTATACTCAGGACGATCTCGGCCTCGATCCGAACGAGAAAACCTTTGCCGACTACTTCAAATCCCTCGGCTATCGCACCTGCGTTATTGGTAAATGGAATATGGGTCTTCGTCCGCAGTTTCAGCCTTGGAACAGGAATTTCGATGAGTTTTTCGGTTTCCTCGGCGGCGCCCGCTCCTACTTCCCGATTGAAGGAGAAGTAAACGAGCATCACGTGATGATAAAGGATCAGAAAGTTTATCCCGAAGAGAAAATCACCTATACCACAGATGACTTTACCGATTACGCAGTCGATTATGTGCAAAGGCATAAAGACAGGCCGTTTTTCCTGTATCTCTCATACAACGCTGTTCATACTCCGATGCACGCCAAAGAGGAAGATTTGGAGCAGTTCAGCGATGTTGAGCCTTGGAGAAGGCGGGCAAATGCCGCAATGACTAAGGCAATGGATGACAGCATCGGCAGAGTAACAGGCAAACTCAAGGAGCTTGGGCTTGAGGATGATACGCTCATTATGTTCTTCAATGACAACGGCGGCACAAATAACGGGGCATCAAACGGAAAGCTCCGAGGCATGAAAGGCTCGCAGTGGGAAGGCGGAATCCGCGTGCCCTGTATAATGAAGTGGCCGGGCGAGATAAAGAAAAATACTGTTTACGACAAACCTGTAAGCGGGTTTGATTTCCTCCCCACAGCCTACGCAGCAGCAGGGGGGAGCAAGATTCTCGGCAAGCCCTTCGACGGCGTTAATCTGATGCCTTACCTAAACGGCAAAAAGAAATCACGCCCGCATAAAACACTTTTCTGGAAAAGGGGCGAGGGATATGCTGTGCGGGATGGAGACTGGAAATGGGTTCATCAGGAAGATGGCACCGCCGGTCTGTATAATCTCGCAGAAGATATATCAGAAAAGAACGACCTCTCGGATAAAAACCCTGAGAAACTCAAACATCTCAAAAAGCTTTATAAGCAGTGGGAAAGTGAAATGGCTCCGCCGAAATGGAAAAGAGGCGGCGGCTGGATCGAGTATGACATTGCCGAACAGCTGAGTTCTTAA